The following DNA comes from Raphanus sativus cultivar WK10039 unplaced genomic scaffold, ASM80110v3 Scaffold1407, whole genome shotgun sequence.
ATGGGATTCTTTGACTTTGCTTGAATCTGGAAAGTTTAGGCAGGAAGTAATGAAGTCTTGGAGTGTCCAGGTTCGTGCATAATGTCTTCATAGCTCCAGAGATGAAAGGAAAGAGCAGTTGACAAGGCTGACCAGAAAATGTGCATGAATCCAAATAAGGAAAGTCGGTCCATATTGAGCTCCAAGTGATAACATGAATAATTCTTGCTCTTCTAATGTCTCCTGCCTTCATTGTCTTGTAATAAATCAGACCTGGTCGCCAAATCTTGGTTTGGTATTgatcaaaccaaataattgtccaagtttccatatttagctccggtttgatttgagtggtttcttcaaggatccgcctgatccagtgtgtgctggtgcttcttaatgggttgtggagtgcttctagaaatagcacaaagtctcctggacgccagcattgagtttgagatattatatgctcctgatcttctaaataaggcaagtcgggcCACCTTTGACTTGAAAATGGCATAACTTCTAAACCATTAATCCTTTTGATATGAAACCAATTCGCCGCGTgctcttgttgagtgtagaatccattaaaattggcttcgtgacaaacttcctcctggttgatgagatatggtatttttagtgcacatatgtCCTTGTTGGCGCCATGGTTAGTTGAGCAGGGTGTTGGGTCGAcctctggttcagctactggtttgatggcctcatcattccctcccccttgtaaaagttttgacctcaaaactggataaccttgATATTGTTTCGGTTTGGGGATGGGTTTTGCATCTGGTGGCTCCTCTTTGAAAAGATGagaaatgatcacgcctctgtaCTGGATATTGTCATTGTATCTCTTCTGAGGTTGATGGTACTTCACACTTTTGGTAGTCTTATAGTTgaccatctttgggactgattctccaagcaataaaaaagtatccggtgggatttctttaaagctctcttctttgcaacctgaaaaattctcaacattctggacaaagaccaaatgaattatatctgatagtGAAGTCTGATAAACAGAATGTTTTAGGGCCGGAGTTACCATAGGTGCttcagcatgatgaagaattaaattcttctttggacaactttggattgatggctgcctttcttgcacctTTTTACCTAGGCTGGTATGAACATCTTCTTGTCTTATACCTGGATCAAAACTttctggcaaagacaagtgaatCATATCtggataataaaatttcataggAATTTTAAGATCATAGAAACTTTCCTTGTTGATGCTGAATTTAAATGGCATTGGTTCAGCATCTCCTTGAACTGGTTTCTGGAAAGCATCTATTGAAATCATGGCTATGGCATCTTGTTTTAAGACTTCCTCACGGTTTGGAatgcctttttctttgcttatacctgggtcaaaacatcttggcaaagacaagtgtattttaccaaagtaaaaaaatttataaactgatgaaaacaaagaactaGGAACCTTAATTTCAGTTGTGGCAGCAAGAAATTCCCTTGCTTTGTTTGGCTTGCTCTCACCTTGGTCTCTtgtacctatttcacttcctcttggacaagacaagtatATTATTCTTATCAtggatttaataatatcattctGATCTAgagtgaaatttacctcaggttttaGCACTTGAACAAACTTTTGTTCAGATTTTAGGTTCCACTCATTGTGTGGCTCATGAGTGAACTTGTGTTCTGTTTCTTCCTTTGAcacttcagtaagcatagagctttcatttttttcctctaggtcatgaacaaacacatcagtaccagtatctaaaggtggtGTTAGACACTTACCTTGGTAGGATATTTTCAtcactggttttgcttctttaagcatCTTAGGCTGCATTGTGTCTTGAACTCTCATCTGGTTTATAACATGGATTGCGCCTGTTGTCTCTTCTTTCATGGACTCCTCAAGCCCTGTTACAACaccttttgacaaagacaagtgcatcataaCAGTGGTAGATGAATTATAAACCAATTGATCAAGTGTAGGACTTACCTTAGGCTTTGTTTGAACACTTGCTTGATCTGGTTTTCTATCTATTTTGCACAATGTGCTTTGGCTGAGAACTTTGTTCTTCTCCATGGTCATTGGCACGCCATTATTTTGGCTTGAACAATAAGTAGATTGATGTCTCTGTTTTGGCTGAGAGATTGCTTGTGGAAGCATGTCTCTTTGACCTTCTTGTGGTACTACTCTTAATGCCTCTTGTGAGTCACGGTTTGGACACCTTCTAGGGTAGTGTTCCCTGATTTGAGAATTGGTAAactctggtgcaaactcatCTCTCATGGCTTCCTTAAGATCTCTCCAAGTggtgatagttggctccttgtacaACCATCTTTCATCTTGTTCTTTTATCCACCATTTGAAAGCAACATCTCTGAGCTGGTCAATAGCAAAAGCTAACCTCTCTTTCTTCAGGATGTTGTTGTAGTAGAACCACTCATCCAAGTTTCTCTCCCACTCTAGGTagcttcttcttcctgaaaatgtATAAAGTTTAGTTTTCTTAGCAGATCCATAATCAGAATAAGAATGAACAATATGGCTTTGAGTTTTAGAAGTTTGATGTGGGATGATCAGTGAAGGGTCTGGTGGCTTTGGTTCCACATATCCAGCTCTAGGTGTCTCGCCAACTCTATGTCTTCCTTCAGGTAATGCAAGACCAGACTTTTCCAGCTGGGTCATCCGATCTCCCATGGTCTGTATGGCTTTCATAAGCTGATTCAAGATGATCTGGTCTGGCTCCATTAATTTTCCTGAAAATATCCtttctcaaagatcaagtaTATTAAAAGGGAAATGGTAGAATATCAAACTTAAACAAAATGCAATCAATGATATGGCCGAATATAATGCAAACTAAAAGACTAAATATGACAAGTATGGACCGACTACATGAAATGATATGATATGCTGGGAAAATGAGAACAAGAATAAATCAAAGATGCTATGAATATCTAATGCAagagatactttttttttttgtttttattaatgaaaacaatgatatgaatatgatatgcacgaaatGGATGAGATCTAAATAtgatatgtaaaaatatatggAATGCAAGGAATAAgcagaacttttttttttttttgagcttaTGGTATGCAAAATCTAAATATGGCAAGGGGAGCTGGGGAAGTGAATGCAAACtagaaaataaactattttgaaTTCCTAAATGATCTACCACGAAATCAATCTTTCTCCAACCTccttttttttctggttttcaatttaaaatgatcaagaacacaaaataacaaaaactgCAATAAACAGAAATGAACAAGtatcaaactcttttttttttttttttgagaatcaaataaacaacagcaatactagaaacacatttttttttatggttttcaattttctgaaaatcaaataacaagaacagaaataaaacaaaactttttttttaaacaatgaaAAGATCTAtgaaaaggaaagagataaCCTGATAGGAGcttttagctctgataccaaaatgatacaggcaccaagagggaccttctcaagctggctggatagatagaagaatcaatggaccggcttgatgtgagatggattgagatggaaggctttgatgaagatgatgatgggatgattagatccggttgtattgagacttgcAAAGcaccaatggaggatgggaaACAACAAATGGTCGTCTAACCAACTTGCTATCTCAGTGGATGAATGATGGCGTGATGATGGAGTATGGATTCAAgctgcttgttcgaataaacaactcagcaagaataaaagagatggagatggatagatttGTAGACTGAATCACACAATCTgatggatcgaagtgtaaccacaagttctatggAAAGGAACTTGATAAAACACAATTGCTCTcaaggctgcttctcacaacacacAAGAAAGACTTAGGTATTTGCTAaaggcaaactgactcatatatttcataaaggttccAATATACACaactgcttataagggacttatatagtgtccaatgcagctTTGCCCTTCTTGGGGACTTGAAGCAAATACATAAATGACTATGCTATTATCTAGGACGAAAATatggctaaacaatgccttaaaatacttaaaataaaataaataaaaatacatagaaCCTGCAAGACAAATCTGGTTAATCAAGATATCAAGTAATTTAAATTGTTTCTTACCATATGTGTCACTAGCCGTTGGAGATGATGGCTGAATGAATGGGATTCTTTGACTTTGCTTGAATCTGGAAAGTTTAGGCAGGAAGTAATGAAGTCTTGGAGTGTCCAGGTTCGTGCATAATGTCTTCATAGCTCCAGAGATGAAAGGAAAGAGCAGTTGACAAGGCTGACCAGAAAATGTGCATGAATCCAAATAAGGAAAGTCGGTCCATATTGAGCTCCAAGTGATAACATGAATAATTCTTGCTCTTCTAATGTCTCCTGCCTTCATTGTCTTGTAATAAATCAGACCTGGTCGCCAAATCTTGGTTTGGTATTgatcaaaccaaataattgtccaagtttccatatttagctccggtttgatttgagtggtttcttcaaggatccgcctgatccagtgtgtgctggtgcttcttaatgggttgtggagtgcttctagaaatagcacaaagtctcctggacgccagcattgagtttgagatattatatgctcctgatcttctaaataaggcaagtcgggcCACCTTTGACTTGAAAATGGCATAACTTCTAAACCATTAATCCTTTTGATATGAAACCAATTCGCCGCGTgctcttgttgagtgtagaatccattaaaattggcttcgtgacaaacttcctcctggttgatgagatatggtatttttagtgcacatatgtCCTTGTTGGCGCCATGGTTAGTTGAGCAGGGTGTTGGGTCGAcctctggttcagctactggtttgatggcctcaTCAAGTGGAGAGGGGAACTCCCCCTTACTCCCTTAAGAGCTACAATTTCGTCCATACATCATGTATATATAGGCTTTACAATCTGAGACATCATAAACCTATATCTAATGGCTGATAAATCACTTGAAGAATGGATGGTGTAGATGAGCTGGTCTTTTTGTAATATCTGAAGTTGCTGGATAAGGTTCACTTTAATTCAAACCAAGGCTGCTCCTTGATTGGTTCTTCTTAGGCTCCTTTGTATCTGTCCATAGAGAAGTCTAGGTTCATGGTCGTGGCTCCCCTTGTCTTTACAGCCAAGGCCAGCCTGTCACTTTGACTACcttatccaaacactattgcatagcttcttccttctccaaacactattgcatagcttcttccttctccaaacactattgAATAGCTTCTTCCTTACCCAAGACACTatttggtcgtccatcactcttacttgtgatccaagacttcccaaatagtgtatagtacttcctgaatagtgtatagtgctttctcactatacactattacaccATCTACTCCAAATTCACccaaactcctccattatcatccactcttctctatAAGCTCTTCTTGGACTTTACTTAACTTGATAATTACTTCAgactccttctgaagcttgattgaactcttcagctcaatactcatttcttttcttcaagttaacactccccctcaagcttgactctagtgatcctaagtcaagcttggaaccttgaagaacttcctcattaaaaacctcaccaaggaaaacccagtgggacaaaaccttgatgagggaaaaagagtaaagtctccaaggcccggggattggccagtgattctttgtaccttaccatcaatgtaagggatccaaagaatcacttggatcatggcctcaTGTGATGGACAAGGTTCGTTCATCACTCTCCTTGCTCCATCACCACACTTCTTGTATCTCATCTTTGGACAGACCTTGTtgctccccctttctcacaacctccttgttgtgatcaagtgctcgCTTCTcctgatcttccttgatagatacatactagtcttggttgcttcttctccttgagtcacCACCATGTTACTGAAACCATATGAGAATGCTTCAGCTGTTGTACCAAGCACCTCACTCTAGAAGCCGCCTTGGAGATCGCTTCACccattcttcatcttgcttcataactgatctgctcctcttcttgaataaccaccaagtactctccttgatcagatcatgtctcaacactccccctcaagcttgaccatgtg
Coding sequences within:
- the LOC130504195 gene encoding uncharacterized protein LOC130504195 — protein: MEPDQIILNQLMKAIQTMGDRMTQLEKSGLALPEGRHRVGETPRAGYVEPKPPDPSLIIPHQTSKTQSHIVHSYSDYGSAKKTKLYTFSGRRSYLEWERNLDEWFYYNNILKKERLAFAIDQLRDVAFKWWIKEQDERWLYKEPTITTWRDLKEAMRDEFAPEFTNSQIREHYPRRCPNRDSQEALRVVPQEGQRDMLPQAISQPKQRHQSTYCSSQNNGVPMTMEKNKVLSQSTLCKIDRKPDQASVQTKPKVSPTLDQLVYNSSTTVMMHLSLSKGVVTGLEESMKEETTGAIHVINQMRVQDTMQPKMLKEAKPVMKISYQ